Sequence from the Cucumis sativus cultivar 9930 chromosome 1, Cucumber_9930_V3, whole genome shotgun sequence genome:
cAATATTTACGCTggtagagagaaaagagagcaTCTCTCTCCTCATTCATTCGACATTACCAACCGccaataagaaaataaatgcttttgaaatttctcagaactttaaaatttttaaacctTGGAGAGTAGAGAGAAGCGCCTCATCAATTCAATTAGCATCTTGGCAATGAATActattaaatgtatttttgtcCTAGTGTCTGActtgttgtttaattatagtctaaattatatataaaaaaatgcttctaaatttttgtaatatgTGTTAAAAATACATCTACACATTTTATACACAACTTGATACACCCCATGCATATCTAATacacatatttatatacatatatgaacGTTGAGAGtggaaaaacattaatttttttaatttaatagcaattaaataaaaggatattttaaaaatggcaaaataaattaaaataattacgaGTGATAGCAAAATGTTTGattatattaatgatagtattctatcactatagcatatcaatacTATTACtagtaaaatttgctatatgttgtaaatattttgtaaaagttactattttttaaaagttcctttaaataaatatgccaaatatattttttatctaaCTAATTTATTGTTTCAGTATGTTTTCCAAGAGaaacttttgttttagaattttaaagcAATATGAAGAATGTAAATATGGATGCACACATAAATGTGGTTCACTAATGGTATGTTAGTTACGCGACCGACAAAGAAAGAacatgtattatatattagaGAGAATGTTTCATAAATACAATACAACGACAAAATTAGAGAATTTATATATTGCACTTTTTTAAATCTCAAGAGAGCCCACGTTGGATTGTTCGTAGCACCATGTAATAAATCGAAGGCATTCCAACAGTGAGATTAGTTTCattagatttgtttaaaattttggtaaaagtgaaataatattttgagtttGTGGAGATGTTCGGGTATATGACCGAACGTatctgttttaaaaaaaatatatattttgagttgGTGGGTAAGTATAATTGTCAAAACAAGTAGGAAAGTAATGTACGTATTGATAAATCTGTGGGACACTGaagtattttatttctaaaataaaagaaagataccGTACATAATCTATTATTAAAAACCCCATAGATCATTTCAAGAGGTAGCTTCAATATCTTTCGAGTCTCCAAACTTTTTTGATAGATTTGTCGAAAGATTCAAAGAGGTGATGGAGGAGGCCAATATGGAAAACGGCTGTACGTATTTCTGCCTAttgttaacaaaatatttatctatatCCGGTTTGATTGAAGTTTGAAGGGCATTGCCcacttcatttaatttatttgaagataTCAATTCCTACAAGCCATGTCTTCATGTTCTCTTCATTTgtcgtttttttatttttctgctAGTTTCTAACATTTTGGACCATCTGCTTTAGTCTTCTGTTGAAGGAGAAGTCGGTATAACTTTGTTGGCTGGTATTAGACCACCAGTCTCTAATGTTCTTGTTGAATGTATGATTTTccaaatcaatatttattgaGGCGAAATGGACATGTGCCCCATTTTAAATTGGATGTTTCAAGAACTAATGGGAAGTGACCAGAAGTTGGGTCTTGCAAGCCTTCTGGCCTTCTGGAGAAGTGTACTGAGAATTTGTCTTCCCATTGTGAAGTATATAAGAATATGTCCAATCTAAACAGGATTGTTCTTGTTTGAAGGTTTGACCATGTGTAGTTGGCATTTGAGAGTGGGGGTCTATCGAAGTATACCTATTTATGAATTCATTGAATTTGTGCATGCTGCGTTCAACGAGGTTTGTTGTTGCAGTTTCATTTGGCCATTTAACCATGTTGAAATCTCCACCAGTTAACCAATTTGTTTGGCAAGCTTGATAGAAAGCCATTTTATGCTAATAGCAGTACTTCATATGGATTATAGCAGTACTTCACACGGGTGCACTTGCTGatccaaactttttttttaaaaaaaaaatggacctTAACGTTTTAACAATGTAGCtactacaaatttgataatataagTTGAgacttaaattattattgtttaatgtttaaagATTAATGTGGTTTCATTTTAGttatcattttaattgtttgtttttgttttctattttttaaatgttgttgttaaatttttatttattaaaaataaaaatcatatatgtatgatagatgattttgttttttcttttaatatatatatatattttttttaaaaaatctctctttttttttttaattttcaattttcttccgaaatttaaaagacaaaaaatataaactagtTAGCAACATACTTAATTTGAAGgggcacttgcaaaaatggcaaaataagttataataattaagtccatatcacacacattttattatttgcgaaaatggcaaaaacgaAACTCAACCCACACATTAAGaagtaaaatgtcacaaatgccatcgttactaatatacgtttgatacaccttataaaTGTCTGATACATCTAATACACCAGttgatacttcttgatacacctgatacttCTTCATACACCcgataaatttaattgatacacttgatgcacctgATACTATTTGATACACCCGATACCgaaacattactaatatatgttcGATACACCTGATACACGGCAGGTACATTTTATATTCTTCACTTATATAATcgattgattaaatgcacttgatatgcttgaagtcctatttatatatttgatatactattgaCATACACTTGTAACAtcgattcatatacttgatgaTGATTCACTTTATTGATATTccttaacaatatattgttgatatacttgataataatACAGtgagttacatcattcatatacttaataaaactctaatgaactgcataaaatttgaaaaaacaaaaaacacgtagtaagtatattaaccaactaatacatataatataagtatatcacaacattGATATACGAAACtaagacaaagtaaaaccaataaaataatgtaaaaaacaaaacaagctCATTTGGAATTAGatttaactcaaaatacacatcgaagaaagtaaaaaaaaaaaaccacaaatgaatttaaattactCCGATCAACcatcattatattatatttcatattgcaattattgtactattgatattttaaaattaagattaaaacataaagaacaaataatttttctagtataagaataaataaataactaggGTCTTAAAAAGTGGgagcataaataaataatgagtagggcattaaaaaaaaggaagaaaaataacttatttatgggtagtttaggaataatatcaaatttaaaatggagAAGTGAAATTTTTgccatatttgaaaattctaaaGCAATGTGctataattgttatatcatattctcaaaattatgcaattttcctacttttaaattattaacttttttttgaaaaaaattagagttaCGAAAGAGagttattctttttcttttgtttttaagatagttgtaaatttagttattagatttaattaaatatatagcaaaattttaaatatagaagtTTATTTCCGATAGACTATGTTTACCACAcgagtctatcaacgataaaGTTatagtgatagttttgctatatttgtaattttttatttctaaaatggccattaattacaattttttttttcttttggtattaAATGGATTGTTTGTTTGTAGGTCCACACCCGAACACTACAGAAGAGATTATAAAAGCTGTTAATTTATATCAAGCTGCTTTCAAAGGTGATTGGAAAGCTGCCCAAAGTATATTTGACGATCATCCTCCGTCATGGATCTCTAAGGAGATAACATCAAAAGGGAATACGGCCCTCCATATTGCTGCTGCTGCGaaacatatttcttttgttgaaaagtTGATTAAACTATACTCTCATCATCAATTGGACTTAGCTAGACCAAATGGAGCTGGATGTACTGCCCTTTCTTATGCTGCTGTATCAGGAGTTGTAAGCATCGCTGAAGCAATGGTTCTCCAGAATAACATACTTCCAGATATTCCTGATCATAAAGGACGCATCCCAGTCCTCAAAGCTGTAATTTACAAACGCAAAGACATGGCTTTCTATCTTTACCATCAGACTAATTTTGAAGGTCTAGAAAACAATCAGCAATTTGATCTTCTCCTAGCTACAATCGACAGTGATTATTATGGTTTTGCTTCCAAATCCCTCATTTGATaagtaataataatctttaattaatactATAAATTCAATGTTCTTAATtactcttcatttttcttttattgtagATATAGCATTAGATATTCTGAACAAGAAACCAACATTAGCAAAGGAGAGCGTGGAAGAAACTGGTGAAACAGCTTTGCATTTACTAGCTAGAAAGGCAAATGCAATTGGTAGCAGCGACAAACTTTGCTTCTGGAAAAGACATATAAACTCTcgtaattaaatacatatccAATATCATTGCTTTCTCATTAGTTATATGATTTTACATATGTTCatgtgatttaattaattttgtaggcTTCAATAGAATTTACAAAACAGCTGTAATGCAAACATTAGCCCATCAAGTTGTTGACCGTCTATGGAATTTTTTCATTGGGAACCTTTCAACACTCGAGATGAATGAGGACTTCCTGAAAACTCTCTCAGTTTTATTGAAAGATGCAGCAAGAGTTGGAAATGTTGAGTTCTTGATAATACTCATTCGCTCCTATCCCGATTTGATATGGATATCTGACGAAAACAACAAAAGCATATTTCATGTAGCAGTTGAAAACCGACAAGAAAATGTGTTTAGtcttataaataatataggaGGGGTGAAGGATTTCCTTGTCGATGGTTACAATGAAGAGAATAGCTGTAACATTCTACACTTAGCTGGAAAATTAGCATCTCCATATCACCTAAACAGAGTGTCAGGCACAGCTCTACAAATGCAACGGGAGCTTCAATGGTTTAAGGTAAGTCATTCTTCAtgcataaatttaaattgttcttttttaacattatGTAATTGGGAGCATTCTCCCCTACATACAAGTTTTTAACTGCTCTacttaattaacttttaaggAAGTGGAGAAAATCGTTACCCCATTCCATCATGAAATGAGGATGAAAGAAAACTATGGTGATCATGATTACCCAACACCTCGTGAACTCTTAACAAAAGAGCACGAAAAACTTCGGAAAGACGGGGAAGGATGGATTAAAACCATGGCAGGCTCGTGCATGCTGGTGGCAACTCTAGTCGACACTGTGGTTTTCGCAGCGGCATTTACGGTTCCAGGAGGCAACAATGATAAGAATGGCATTCCTATTTTGCGAAAGGATAAGAAATTTGAACTGTTCATAATAGCAGATTTTGTCGCTATGGTGATGTCTACAACTTCTATACTCAcctttttgtcaattttaatatcGCGCTATGCGGAAGAAGATTTTTTGGTGTCGTTGCCGATCAAATTATTGTTAGGATTGGTGACATTGCTTGTTTCTATAGCATGCATGGTGGTGGCTTTCTGTGCAACCTTCTTTCTTTCGTATCAGGAAACAAAGTGGAAGAATTATCAAGTCGTCATTGGAGCAATGGCCAATCTTCCAATTGCCGGTGTTTTCTTGTTCCACTTAAAACTCATGGTGGATATATTGATCAGTTCAACTTTTTGGCAACGACGTTCTTTGAGAATAAGCAAGAGAAGTCTTTTTTAGTGCGCAATTACACAAATGGGCATCTACCCAACTTCGTTGTTCTTCTAGGGTGTTGAGGTAAACCATTAGCTATTTCACCCATTGAGGGTctaatattgttgtttttgatATTGTTGCTTACCATCAAGTTGTACTAATTGCGCTATTTACAACTTCttgttctctcttttttccttttttttgaGTGAATTTGTGTAAGACTCATTTTTTACGATCTTCTGgcatattttggtttaaataagtgttttatagataattttattgattttggtttaaataagtgttttatagataattttattgatttttttaacaatataataGTAGAAAGAGAGTTGAGATCTGAAGGTATGTAACACTCCAAGTTTAGAAGGGAAACATGAATGAAACGATGTCACATCTGAATAAGAGAGGTCTAAAGAACATGAAGACATGCAAAAAGAACTCGTACACTAGAAGAAATCAAGCCTTTAATGTCatgttagaaaaaataaaaacatgggttttaatgtcgtttttcaAAAGGCTAATGTTTAATATcggttttaaaccgacattaaagatGACGGTTTAATGTCGTCCtccttttgaaaaataacattaaagcacattttttattttttattttttatttttatattttttaaaaagttaatggTTTCTCTCTCATACTTTACTCCTCTCTCCAAGCACACGATTTTCAGTTGTCGTGCGAGAATCCCTCAAGCCAGTCCCTCGTGCCCAGTAATCGTCGTGCTTCCGCTGCAAGAATCCCTCTTGCCTAGTCATCAAATCCACCACCATCATGAGCCCAAACGTTTTCTTGAAAAGCTTTTGtagaaaggaaaatatatatatagatgggGGAGTTGTTACAGCTTTAGATGGTGAGAACTTTGAAGGATGATCTGTTGCTATTTTAATGTCAATTGGAAAAACAATGTTTGCTTATGTTGCTTTGCAGATTTGAAGAAGTTAATTGGACATTTGAAGGAGATATTTGAAGAGATACAAATATGGGCTTTTACCTTGGTTTATTTACAACTTTTCCCtatttgttttccattttcaaaactcGATCCATATATTTCATACATGTCTTTTATTTACAACTTCAGAAAAATGGTCGAATACTTCATTCACTACCTGAATGTTTTGCTTATTGCTTTTCCCCCCATTTTCTcaggttttcttttctcatccAACTCAGTTTTCCCTACCACTTCACAATTCTTTCCttcataattattaatcattttagttcccTTTGATCGTTTTATAAATTGGTTTGACTCTTCCTCTAgctaaatctttttttaagcGTCACTTTTGAAatgaacttaaaaaattatcttccAAGAGTTACATATTTGAGTTATGTGATACAGGGGCTTCTAAACATGCatcaacaattttaaagatGAAATATATATCTACTTTTAGCCCTTCATCTTTGATAATACCtagaaattcttttaaatatctttCTCAGTTATCAGTTTATAGGTGTGATTTGCAGGAATTTTTCTGTAATGTCCccaaacttttttaattaagttaaggTCATTATTAACCagataaatatcaaaagaCACTTTCTCACAAAgaggaaaattaaatattttataaaaatttaatctcaaataattgtttgaaaacataaaatcgacaaaaccaataaaaataattttaaagtgcGACCTGCGGGtactaacattttaaagaaaatgagaatgaataaataagaggtctttaaataaaatgtctaaaatttaaaatactaaaaaaacatgtaAATAGACATGGAAGCAAAACTAAATCCTCCATATAGCATGTCACGCATTCTTCCTATCGCTCGCCAACTTTTCAGATCCTCTACCTTTGTctgaaatattaaacataggAAATAGtgagtatataaaatatatctagTAAGGGATAAACTACTAGTCCCGCTAGGTGATATGTTAACTTTCCGTTAAGAATATAGTAATAGTGTTGTGTGTCCAATGGAGCACACCTCGGCGAGTGAGATCAAACAACACTCTTAATCATGTGAGTGATTCTCAAGTAACACCACTAGTCGTGCGACTCATTGTAGATACACACTGAGTGAGACCGTACAACCACCCCTAATCGTGCGAGTGACCAATAGGAACACCCCTAGTCGTGCAAGTGATTTAGATACACATTCCTAAACATGTCTGTGATACATAAATACACTCCTAATAGTGCGAGCAATTCCAAAGGAACACCCCTAAGTTGCGTGAATGACCTcgtatatatacacaataaaATTGTCCCCTAACCATGCATGTGATCCATAGGTACACCCTTAAATCGTGCAAGCGATCTTGAAGAGACACCCCTAGTCGTGCGAGTGACCGCATAGATAGAATCACAATACAGGTGAAGTAAAAGCTCAACAAACAAAGTGAATAGACACATCATAGTCCAAGGCATGTAACATATCATAATCAGCATAAACATGACATGAATATTAATCATAATGTCCTTAATCATgtgattaaatataatatatcatgCATCATAACATATCAGTCATAATATATCAGTCATCTATATCAACCATCCATATTAATCGTCCATATTAGCCATCTATATCACATGCaaacttataaattttatgtttgaagGTCCAATAGTAGAATCTCTTACCTCgaaattagttaaattaatttttaagtggCAACCaaagaattttaaatgaatatgtCCTAAACATTAGaggaaaaaattcaaataacttaattaatctataaaataaactgTGGTTAATAAAAAGTATGTAACTTCATTTAAcaagaaattcttttttttatctaagaATATACAGTAGATAAGAGTAACTATGGTGCATCATGTCAACTAAGTTgacatctttttaaaaaaacaaggaGTAGATAATAGTTTGAGATAGAAtgtgttttggtttttgttttttaaaagttttcctTTGGCCTGAAAAAGAGATTTAGagataaactttattttttacaaatagaATTGGCCTTAATTTAACTATAAATTCAATGTTCTTAATtactcttcatttttcttttcttgtagaTATAGCATTAGATATTCTGAACAGGAAACCTGAATTAGCAAAGGAGAGGGTGGAAGAAAATGGTGAAAGTGAAACAGCTTGGCATTTACTAGCTAGAAAGCCAAATGCAATTGGTAGCAGCGACAAGTTTTGCTTCtggaaaagatatataaactttcgtaattaaatacatattcaATACCATTGCTTTCTCATTAGTTATatgattttatatatgtttatgtgatttaattaattttgtaggcTTCAATAGAATTAGCAAAACAGCTGTAATGCAAACATTAGCCCATGAAGTTGTTAATTTTGCGATTGGGGACCTTTCAACATTCGAGTTAGATGAGACGTTCAAAGAAACTTTCTCCATTTTATTGAACGATGCAGCAGGAGTTGGAAATGTTGAGTTCTTGATAATACTCATTCGCTCCTATCCCTATTTGATATGGATAGTTGACAAAGACAACAAAAGCATATTTCATGTAGCAGTTGAAAATCGACAAGAAAATGTGTTTAGTCTTATACATGATATGGGAGGGGTGAAGGATTTCCTTGTCAATTGTTACAATGTAACCAATAAATGTAACATTCTACACTTAGCTGGAAAATTGGCATCTCCATATCATCTAAGCAGAGTGTCAGGCGCAGCTCTACAAATGCAACGGGAGCTTCAGTGGTTTAAGGGTAAGTCATTCTTCAtgcataaatttaaattattatttttttaacaatatgtAATTGGGAGCATTCTAAGCTACatacaagtttttaaaatgctCTTCTTAATTAACTTTAAGAAAGTGGAGAAAATCGCTACCCCATCCCATcaagaa
This genomic interval carries:
- the LOC101222763 gene encoding uncharacterized protein LOC101222763 isoform X5, coding for MEEANMENGCPHPNTTEEIIKAVNLYQAAFKGDWKAAQSIFDDHPPSWISKEITSKGNTALHIAAAAKHISFVEKLIKLYSHHQLDLARPNGAGCTALSYAAVSGVVSIAEAMVLQNNILPDIPDHKGRIPVLKAVIYKRKDMAFYLYHQTNFEGLENNQQFDLLLATIDSDYYDIALDILNRKPELAKERVEENGESETAWHLLARKPNAIGFNRISKTAVMQTLAHEVVNFAIGDLSTFELDETFKETFSILLNDAAGVGNVEFLIILIRSYPYLIWIVDKDNKSIFHVAVENRQENVFSLIHDMGGVKDFLVNCYNVTNKCNILHLAGKLASPYHLSRVSGAALQMQRELQWFKESGENRYPIPSRNEDERKQR
- the LOC101222763 gene encoding ankyrin repeat-containing protein NPR4 isoform X3, with product MEEANMENGCPHPNTTEEIIKAVNLYQAAFKGDWKAAQSIFDDHPPSWISKEITSKGNTALHIAAAAKHISFVEKLIKLYSHHQLDLARPNGAGCTALSYAAVSGVVSIAEAMVLQNNILPDIPDHKGRIPVLKAVIYKRKDMAFYLYHQTNFEDIALDILNKKPTLAKESVEETGETALHLLARKANAIGSSDKLCFWKRHINSRFNRIYKTAVMQTLAHQVVDRLWNFFIGNLSTLEMNEDFLKTLSVLLKDAARVGNVEFLIILIRSYPDLIWISDENNKSIFHVAVENRQENVFSLINNIGGVKDFLVDGYNEENSCNILHLAGKLASPYHLNRVSGTALQMQRELQWFKEVEKIVTPFHHEMRMKENYGDHDYPTPRELLTKEHEKLRKDGEGWIKTMAGSCMLVATLVDTVVFAAAFTVPGGNNDKNGIPILRKDKKFELFIIADFVAMVMSTTSILTFLSILISRYAEEDFLVSLPIKLLLGLVTLLVSIACMVVAFCATFFLSYQETKWKNYQVVIGAMANLPIAGVFLFHLKLMVDILISSTFWQRRSLRISKRSLF
- the LOC101222763 gene encoding uncharacterized protein LOC101222763 isoform X4; translated protein: MEEANMENGCPHPNTTEEIIKAVNLYQAAFKGDWKAAQSIFDDHPPSWISKEITSKGNTALHIAAAAKHISFVEKLIKLYSHHQLDLARPNGAGCTALSYAAVSGVVSIAEAMVLQNNILPDIPDHKGRIPVLKAVIYKRKDMAFYLYHQTNFEGLENNQQFDLLLATIDSDYYDIALDILNRKPELAKERVEENGESETAWHLLARKPNAIGSSDKFCFWKRYINFRFNRISKTAVMQTLAHEVVNFAIGDLSTFELDETFKETFSILLNDAAGVGNVEFLIILIRSYPYLIWIVDKDNKSIFHVAVENRQENVFSLIHDMGGVKDFLVNCYNVTNKCNILHLAGKLASPYHLSRVSGAALQMQRELQWFKESGENRYPIPSRNEDERKQR
- the LOC101222763 gene encoding ankyrin repeat-containing protein NPR4 isoform X1 → MEEANMENGCPHPNTTEEIIKAVNLYQAAFKGDWKAAQSIFDDHPPSWISKEITSKGNTALHIAAAAKHISFVEKLIKLYSHHQLDLARPNGAGCTALSYAAVSGVVSIAEAMVLQNNILPDIPDHKGRIPVLKAVIYKRKDMAFYLYHQTNFEGLENNQQFDLLLATIDSDYYDIALDILNKKPTLAKESVEETGETALHLLARKANAIGSSDKLCFWKRHINSRFNRIYKTAVMQTLAHQVVDRLWNFFIGNLSTLEMNEDFLKTLSVLLKDAARVGNVEFLIILIRSYPDLIWISDENNKSIFHVAVENRQENVFSLINNIGGVKDFLVDGYNEENSCNILHLAGKLASPYHLNRVSGTALQMQRELQWFKEVEKIVTPFHHEMRMKENYGDHDYPTPRELLTKEHEKLRKDGEGWIKTMAGSCMLVATLVDTVVFAAAFTVPGGNNDKNGIPILRKDKKFELFIIADFVAMVMSTTSILTFLSILISRYAEEDFLVSLPIKLLLGLVTLLVSIACMVVAFCATFFLSYQETKWKNYQVVIGAMANLPIAGVFLFHLKLMVDILISSTFWQRRSLRISKRSLF
- the LOC101222763 gene encoding ankyrin repeat-containing protein NPR4 isoform X2, with the protein product MEEANMENGCPHPNTTEEIIKAVNLYQAAFKGDWKAAQSIFDDHPPSWISKEITSKGNTALHIAAAAKHISFVEKLIKLYSHHQLDLARPNGAGCTALSYAAVSGVVSIAEAMVLQNNILPDIPDHKGRIPVLKAVIYKRKDMAFYLYHQTNFEGLENNQQFDLLLATIDSDYYDIALDILNKKPTLAKESVEETGETALHLLARKANAIGFNRIYKTAVMQTLAHQVVDRLWNFFIGNLSTLEMNEDFLKTLSVLLKDAARVGNVEFLIILIRSYPDLIWISDENNKSIFHVAVENRQENVFSLINNIGGVKDFLVDGYNEENSCNILHLAGKLASPYHLNRVSGTALQMQRELQWFKEVEKIVTPFHHEMRMKENYGDHDYPTPRELLTKEHEKLRKDGEGWIKTMAGSCMLVATLVDTVVFAAAFTVPGGNNDKNGIPILRKDKKFELFIIADFVAMVMSTTSILTFLSILISRYAEEDFLVSLPIKLLLGLVTLLVSIACMVVAFCATFFLSYQETKWKNYQVVIGAMANLPIAGVFLFHLKLMVDILISSTFWQRRSLRISKRSLF